A single Natrinema pellirubrum DSM 15624 DNA region contains:
- a CDS encoding single-stranded DNA binding protein — protein sequence MSDIEGVYEDLEADVSLEEFREAVEQKVEQMGGLADEETAAMLIAHEIGESEVGGIADIEPGMEEAKFVAKVISIGEKRTFERDGEDEDGQVVNVEVADETGSVRAAFWDDHAEAAIGELEEGQVLRIKGRPKEGFSGVEVSVDDVEPDDDTEVEVQVSDTYAIEDLSLGLSNVNLVGLLLDTDSVRTFDRDDGSEGKVSNLVLGDSTGRIRVTLWDERADLATELEAGTTVEVVDGYVKERDGQLELHVGNRGAVEEVDEEVEYVPESTPIEDVEIGQTVDLAGVVRSADPKRTFDRDDGSEGQVRNIRVQDATDDIRVALWGEKADIDIGPGDEVALGDVEIQDGWQDDLEASAGWQSTVTVLESDSGAAGEEADGSSDENAGLSAFAGDGSAAEETAADGTGTADSTGDGDPADSAAKTAATDGAAVTSDEPTDGEELEFTGVVVQAGSPVVLDDGETTMSVATDVDVGLGEEVTARGVVRDGRLEANDVF from the coding sequence ATGAGCGATATCGAGGGCGTATACGAGGACCTCGAGGCCGACGTCTCCCTCGAGGAGTTTCGCGAGGCCGTCGAGCAGAAAGTCGAGCAGATGGGTGGGCTCGCGGACGAGGAGACGGCGGCGATGCTCATCGCTCACGAGATCGGCGAGAGCGAAGTCGGCGGGATCGCCGACATCGAGCCCGGCATGGAGGAGGCGAAGTTCGTCGCCAAGGTGATCTCGATCGGCGAGAAACGAACGTTCGAACGTGACGGCGAGGACGAGGACGGCCAGGTCGTCAACGTCGAGGTCGCCGACGAGACCGGCTCGGTGCGGGCCGCGTTCTGGGACGACCACGCCGAGGCCGCGATCGGGGAACTCGAGGAGGGGCAGGTCCTCCGGATCAAGGGCCGTCCCAAGGAGGGCTTTAGCGGCGTCGAGGTCAGCGTCGACGACGTCGAACCCGACGACGACACCGAGGTCGAGGTGCAGGTTTCCGACACCTACGCCATCGAGGACCTCTCGCTTGGCCTCTCGAACGTCAATTTGGTCGGTCTGCTGCTCGATACCGACAGCGTCCGCACCTTCGACCGCGACGACGGCTCCGAGGGGAAGGTCTCGAACCTCGTGCTGGGCGATTCGACCGGCCGGATCCGCGTCACGCTGTGGGACGAACGGGCCGACCTCGCGACCGAACTCGAGGCCGGGACGACCGTCGAGGTCGTCGACGGCTACGTCAAGGAACGCGACGGCCAACTCGAGTTACACGTCGGCAACCGCGGTGCGGTCGAGGAAGTCGACGAGGAAGTCGAGTACGTCCCGGAGAGTACGCCCATCGAAGACGTCGAAATCGGTCAAACGGTTGATCTCGCTGGCGTCGTCCGTTCGGCCGACCCAAAGCGGACCTTCGACCGCGACGACGGCTCGGAGGGACAGGTCCGCAACATCCGGGTTCAGGACGCGACCGACGACATCCGCGTGGCGCTGTGGGGCGAGAAAGCCGACATCGATATCGGCCCCGGCGACGAGGTCGCCCTCGGCGATGTCGAGATTCAGGACGGCTGGCAGGACGACCTCGAGGCCTCCGCGGGCTGGCAGTCGACGGTGACGGTCCTCGAGTCCGACTCGGGGGCGGCCGGCGAGGAGGCCGACGGCTCGAGCGACGAGAACGCGGGGCTCTCCGCGTTCGCCGGCGACGGAAGCGCGGCCGAGGAGACCGCGGCCGACGGAACCGGCACGGCGGACTCAACCGGTGACGGCGACCCCGCCGATTCAGCGGCTAAAACCGCCGCCACCGACGGCGCTGCCGTCACCTCCGACGAGCCGACCGACGGCGAGGAACTCGAGTTCACGGGCGTCGTCGTGCAGGCCGGGAGCCCGGTCGTCCTCGATGATGGAGAGACGACCATGAGCGTCGCGACCGACGTCGACGTCGGGCTCGGCGAGGAGGTAACCGCCCGAGGGGTCGTCCGCGACGGCCGCCTCGAGGCAAACGACGTGTTCTGA
- a CDS encoding TIGR00296 family protein produces MSQRQGVDLSYEDGARAVELARESVESYVQHGQREQPGSMREAFYERTGAFVRLESTRGRGSLRGCAGGYHSDDQLGHVIVDAAIEAASEDSCGSEVSPSELPNLTVSVCTVKSVVLTDDPLADLELGTHGVAIDGGEGGWLYPTVPVENNWSAREYLDRTCRKAKLAPGAWQNDDVVVTLFEGQVFREREADGSIEEI; encoded by the coding sequence ATGTCCCAGCGACAGGGCGTCGACCTCTCCTACGAAGACGGGGCTCGCGCGGTCGAACTCGCGCGAGAATCCGTCGAATCCTACGTACAACACGGGCAACGAGAACAACCGGGCAGTATGCGCGAAGCCTTCTACGAGCGGACCGGGGCGTTCGTCCGCCTCGAGTCGACCCGCGGCCGGGGGAGCCTGCGGGGCTGTGCGGGCGGCTACCACTCGGATGACCAGCTCGGCCACGTCATCGTCGACGCGGCCATCGAGGCCGCCAGCGAGGACTCCTGTGGCTCCGAGGTCAGCCCCTCGGAGCTGCCGAACCTCACGGTGTCGGTCTGTACGGTCAAGAGCGTCGTCCTGACGGACGATCCGCTGGCCGACCTCGAACTCGGCACGCACGGCGTCGCCATCGACGGCGGCGAAGGCGGCTGGCTCTACCCGACTGTTCCCGTCGAGAACAACTGGAGCGCCCGCGAGTACCTCGATCGGACCTGCCGGAAGGCGAAGCTCGCCCCGGGGGCCTGGCAGAACGACGACGTCGTCGTGACGCTGTTCGAGGGGCAGGTCTTCCGCGAGCGCGAGGCCGACGGCAGCATCGAAGAGATCTAG
- a CDS encoding nicotinate phosphoribosyltransferase, producing the protein MSNPFGTVPPDAILAGEATDAYFERTRATLEHADKNPHVVAEVTADQFPTGEFDVFTGVKDVATLFEGRNVDVDALPDGQLFDGGPVCRIEGPYLEFAALETALLGFLSQPSGFATAALEARVAAPDSLVLSFGARHVHPSIASTVERAALLAGLDGFSHVAAGEILGREAGGTMPHALMFCFGEGNQADAWTAFDEAVGEDVPRIALVDTFWDEKSESLLAAETLGDDLDGVRIDTTGSRRGDFRHIIREVRWELDARGHEDVDIFCSGGLVPETIRNLRDVADGFGVGSHITGADSVDFSLDIVEIEGEPISKRGKLSGVKDVYRTPDGGHHVALADREAPDDGESLLEPLVRDGEVVREFDLETATDRCLTDAAAVDFGSTLEE; encoded by the coding sequence ATGTCAAACCCGTTCGGCACCGTTCCCCCGGACGCGATTCTCGCGGGGGAAGCCACCGACGCCTACTTCGAGCGGACCCGGGCAACGCTCGAACACGCGGACAAGAACCCACACGTCGTCGCCGAAGTCACCGCCGATCAGTTCCCGACCGGCGAGTTCGACGTTTTCACCGGCGTGAAAGACGTCGCGACGCTGTTCGAGGGTCGTAACGTCGACGTCGACGCGCTCCCCGACGGTCAACTGTTCGACGGCGGCCCCGTCTGCCGGATCGAGGGCCCCTACCTCGAGTTCGCCGCACTCGAGACCGCGCTGCTTGGCTTTCTCTCGCAACCGAGCGGGTTCGCGACGGCTGCCCTCGAGGCACGGGTGGCCGCCCCTGACTCGCTGGTGCTTTCCTTCGGTGCGCGCCACGTCCACCCCTCGATCGCGTCGACGGTCGAGCGGGCCGCGCTACTGGCCGGACTCGACGGCTTCTCCCACGTCGCGGCCGGCGAGATTCTGGGCCGGGAGGCCGGCGGCACGATGCCCCATGCGCTCATGTTCTGCTTCGGCGAGGGCAACCAGGCCGACGCCTGGACGGCCTTCGACGAGGCCGTCGGCGAGGACGTGCCACGGATCGCGCTGGTCGACACCTTCTGGGACGAGAAAAGCGAGAGCCTGCTGGCCGCCGAGACGCTCGGCGACGATTTGGACGGCGTCCGGATCGATACCACGGGGTCCCGCCGGGGCGACTTCCGCCACATCATCCGCGAGGTCCGCTGGGAACTCGACGCCCGCGGCCACGAGGACGTCGATATCTTCTGTAGCGGCGGGCTCGTGCCCGAGACGATTCGCAACCTGCGCGACGTCGCCGACGGCTTCGGCGTCGGCAGCCACATCACGGGTGCCGACTCGGTGGATTTCAGCCTCGATATCGTCGAGATCGAGGGCGAACCGATCTCCAAGCGCGGCAAGCTGTCGGGGGTCAAAGACGTTTACCGAACCCCCGACGGCGGCCACCACGTCGCGCTGGCCGACCGCGAGGCACCCGACGACGGCGAGTCACTGCTCGAGCCGCTGGTCCGGGACGGCGAGGTCGTCCGGGAGTTCGACCTCGAGACGGCGACCGATCGCTGTTTGACCGACGCCGCTGCCGTCGACTTCGGCTCGACACTCGAGGAGTAG
- a CDS encoding Hvo_1808 family surface protein, with the protein MSRVRLFAVLALVVLSGCAVPGTSDGFDTDRDLGYVDDYAHDDVFSFDTSDGLTESQLEAVKYRSMARIEVARGRKYERDVDLEIVTREEYRAQRGATRGNGSAFRNEVWRGAFLVDGETDVDRAFDDLYADSVQGYYVNDRIVIVADDADEIRIDRRTLVHELTHALQDQHFGISRESETIDGLRAENGLLEGEAGYVPARYDRRCGAAWQCLPDPQPPAASGEALTRRPFNAGLFLSIYAPYAAGPPFVADLHDRGGWAAVDRAHDDPPRSTAQLLHSERYPDTEPVSVELPDRSSDGWDPVSDDGEPRTETIGEATLFATLWANGVVDRPLTSGAGENSPYNYTHPATAGWAGDGLQVYRATDDTDRTGHVWRLAWDSSADAREFADAYRGLLENRGAERIRAAGDGVYRIPDGESFAGTYRVAVTDDRVEIVGAPTVDALAAIRPRETDARPTPSLEAADRPLSTGPPSATAPGTPEPAATP; encoded by the coding sequence ATGTCTCGAGTGCGGCTGTTTGCCGTCCTCGCGCTCGTCGTCCTCTCGGGCTGTGCCGTGCCCGGCACCTCCGACGGGTTCGACACCGATCGCGACCTCGGCTACGTCGACGACTACGCCCACGACGACGTCTTTTCGTTCGATACGAGCGACGGCCTCACCGAGTCCCAACTCGAGGCCGTCAAATACCGCTCGATGGCGCGGATCGAGGTCGCTCGCGGGCGCAAGTACGAGCGCGACGTCGACCTCGAGATCGTTACCCGCGAGGAGTACCGGGCCCAACGAGGGGCGACCCGCGGGAACGGCTCGGCGTTCCGAAACGAGGTCTGGCGCGGTGCCTTCCTCGTCGACGGCGAGACGGACGTCGACCGGGCGTTCGACGACCTCTATGCCGATTCGGTTCAGGGCTACTACGTGAACGATCGGATCGTCATCGTCGCCGACGACGCCGACGAGATTCGTATCGACCGGCGGACGCTAGTCCACGAACTGACCCACGCGCTACAGGACCAGCACTTCGGCATCAGCCGCGAGAGCGAGACGATCGATGGCCTACGTGCCGAGAACGGGCTGCTCGAGGGCGAGGCGGGCTACGTTCCCGCTCGGTACGATCGCCGTTGTGGCGCGGCGTGGCAGTGTCTGCCGGACCCACAGCCGCCGGCGGCCAGCGGCGAGGCGCTCACCCGTCGGCCGTTCAACGCCGGGCTCTTCCTCTCGATCTACGCCCCCTATGCCGCGGGGCCGCCGTTCGTCGCCGATCTCCACGACCGCGGTGGGTGGGCGGCCGTCGATCGCGCTCACGACGATCCGCCCCGGAGTACCGCACAGCTGCTCCACTCCGAGCGATATCCCGACACCGAGCCGGTTTCCGTCGAACTGCCGGACCGCTCGAGCGATGGCTGGGACCCCGTCTCGGACGACGGCGAGCCGCGGACGGAGACGATCGGCGAGGCGACGCTGTTCGCGACGCTGTGGGCAAACGGCGTCGTCGACCGGCCGCTCACCAGCGGCGCTGGCGAGAACTCGCCGTACAACTACACCCACCCGGCGACCGCGGGCTGGGCCGGCGACGGGTTGCAGGTGTACCGGGCGACCGACGACACCGACCGGACGGGCCACGTCTGGCGGCTCGCGTGGGACAGCTCGGCCGACGCACGCGAGTTCGCCGACGCCTACCGCGGACTCCTCGAGAACCGCGGGGCCGAACGAATCCGGGCCGCGGGTGACGGTGTATACCGCATTCCCGACGGCGAGTCGTTCGCCGGCACGTATCGCGTCGCCGTTACCGACGACCGCGTCGAGATCGTCGGCGCACCGACCGTCGACGCACTCGCGGCGATCCGTCCTAGGGAAACGGACGCGCGGCCAACGCCGTCGCTCGAGGCGGCGGACCGACCGCTGTCGACCGGACCGCCCTCGGCGACGGCGCCGGGGACGCCGGAGCCCGCCGCCACGCCGTAG
- a CDS encoding Hvo_1808 family surface protein translates to MKSISSRSSVALLAVVFAAVLVTGGVAGPVVATTPTAESSTTVDAAPAIEPVASAATEPQADRPADPSTEDTVGYVEGYWYDDDLPVDDRSDAVVDESELDAVVYRSMARVERIRNLTFEDGVDVDVVTRSEYQETNDDRFANVTDADRLEGNVGYEALFMVDRDTDAMNSTKSVYGGSVAGYYDPETDEIVIVSNNPETPELDELTLGHELVHALQDQRFDLASLEGTTQDSDTGMSGLVEGDASHVENEYERRCRTDWDCLTPSGSGGQGGVGDVNWGIYFSIYQPYSDGPNYVDHLREQGPGWSAVNAAYDDPPTTTSAVIHPGSDREPATVSVPDRSSEDWRQLRIDGEVANDTVGEAGMVAMFAADTVDRNRESVISADDFFRGGTGEYDYDQPATDGWAGDELVVYTNDGADAASGPGAAGDAGYVWRTQWETDGDTEQFVDAYSQLLSTHGAESVEDRRDTAVIEDGGYAGAYYLERDGRTVTIVRAPSVAELPNVEAGAAPAGDDELLTLDEGAETVPGFGVGVAAIALALAAVVARVAAGHGRN, encoded by the coding sequence ATGAAATCGATTTCTTCCCGTTCGTCCGTCGCCCTTCTCGCAGTCGTCTTCGCCGCAGTGCTTGTAACCGGCGGGGTCGCCGGGCCGGTCGTGGCGACGACCCCGACCGCTGAGTCGAGTACCACCGTCGACGCAGCGCCCGCTATCGAGCCGGTCGCGAGCGCGGCGACGGAACCGCAGGCAGACCGCCCCGCCGACCCCTCGACCGAGGACACCGTCGGCTACGTCGAGGGCTACTGGTACGACGACGACCTGCCGGTCGACGACCGCAGTGACGCCGTCGTCGACGAGTCCGAACTCGACGCCGTCGTCTACCGGTCGATGGCCCGCGTCGAGCGCATCCGGAACCTGACCTTCGAGGACGGCGTCGATGTCGATGTCGTCACCCGCTCGGAGTACCAGGAAACCAACGACGACCGGTTTGCCAATGTCACCGACGCCGACCGTCTCGAGGGCAACGTCGGGTACGAGGCGCTGTTTATGGTCGACCGGGACACCGACGCGATGAACTCGACGAAGTCGGTCTACGGCGGTTCCGTCGCCGGCTACTACGACCCCGAAACCGACGAGATCGTCATCGTCTCGAACAACCCCGAGACGCCGGAGTTAGACGAACTCACGCTCGGTCACGAACTCGTCCACGCCTTGCAGGATCAGCGGTTCGACCTTGCGTCGCTTGAGGGGACGACCCAAGACAGCGATACCGGGATGAGCGGCCTCGTCGAGGGCGACGCTAGCCATGTCGAAAACGAGTACGAGCGTCGGTGTCGTACCGACTGGGACTGTCTCACGCCCAGCGGAAGTGGTGGGCAGGGCGGCGTCGGCGACGTCAACTGGGGGATCTACTTCAGTATCTACCAGCCCTACAGCGACGGCCCCAACTACGTCGATCACCTGCGCGAGCAGGGGCCGGGCTGGTCCGCAGTCAACGCCGCCTACGACGACCCGCCGACGACCACCTCGGCGGTGATTCATCCCGGTTCCGACCGCGAACCGGCGACCGTCTCGGTGCCGGATCGCTCGAGCGAGGACTGGCGACAGCTCAGGATCGACGGTGAGGTGGCAAACGACACCGTCGGCGAGGCGGGGATGGTTGCGATGTTCGCCGCCGACACGGTCGATCGGAACCGCGAGTCGGTGATCAGCGCCGACGACTTCTTCCGGGGCGGCACCGGGGAGTACGACTACGACCAGCCGGCCACCGACGGCTGGGCCGGCGACGAACTGGTCGTCTACACGAACGACGGCGCCGACGCCGCGAGCGGCCCCGGTGCGGCCGGCGACGCCGGCTACGTCTGGCGGACACAGTGGGAGACGGACGGCGACACCGAGCAGTTCGTCGACGCCTACAGTCAGTTACTCTCGACTCACGGTGCGGAATCGGTCGAGGACCGGCGTGATACCGCCGTCATCGAGGACGGCGGCTACGCCGGTGCGTACTACCTCGAGCGCGACGGCCGAACGGTGACGATCGTCCGCGCGCCGTCGGTCGCGGAACTGCCGAACGTCGAGGCCGGTGCCGCGCCGGCGGGCGACGATGAACTCCTGACCCTCGATGAGGGTGCTGAGACCGTTCCCGGCTTCGGCGTCGGGGTCGCGGCGATCGCGCTCGCACTGGCGGCGGTCGTCGCCCGCGTCGCCGCCGGTCATGGACGGAACTGA
- a CDS encoding cysteine hydrolase family protein: MQLEPERTAVVVVDMQNGFCHPDGSLYAPGSEAVIEPIADLLERAREAGTQVIFTRDVHPPEQFDDAHYYDEFDQWGEHVLEGSWEAEIVDGLPVEDGDHVIEKHTYDAFYNTELEGWLNARGIEDLVICGTLANVCVLHTGGSAGLRDFRPIMLEDCIGAIEDDHREYALDHAAWLFGEVEPSAEIAFA, encoded by the coding sequence ATGCAACTCGAGCCGGAGCGCACGGCGGTGGTGGTCGTCGACATGCAAAACGGGTTCTGTCATCCGGACGGCTCGCTGTACGCGCCGGGCAGCGAGGCAGTCATCGAACCGATCGCCGACTTGCTCGAGCGCGCTCGCGAGGCCGGGACGCAGGTGATCTTCACACGCGACGTCCACCCGCCGGAACAGTTCGACGACGCCCACTACTACGACGAGTTCGACCAGTGGGGCGAACACGTCCTCGAGGGCTCGTGGGAGGCCGAGATCGTCGACGGGCTGCCCGTCGAAGACGGGGACCACGTGATCGAGAAACACACCTACGACGCCTTTTACAACACCGAACTCGAGGGGTGGCTGAACGCCCGCGGGATCGAGGATCTGGTGATCTGTGGGACCCTCGCGAACGTCTGTGTCCTCCACACCGGCGGCAGCGCGGGGTTGCGGGACTTCCGGCCGATCATGCTCGAGGACTGCATCGGCGCGATCGAGGACGACCACCGCGAGTACGCCCTCGATCACGCCGCGTGGCTGTTCGGCGAGGTCGAACCGAGCGCGGAGATCGCGTTCGCGTAA
- a CDS encoding PaaI family thioesterase, translating into MTEDTPTEAMLEEFDDRESMLQHFLDENQEFLSWLGTSIDHVGDGTMTMSIPYDEKLTNTRPTAADDERADMHGGVAATLIDTVGGLCLRTAMDDPFSARIATINLNLNYLRPATGDLVATADVVRVGGSVGVSEIVVESTTPDGETHEVAIGQGAYRVFRGD; encoded by the coding sequence ATGACTGAGGACACCCCGACGGAGGCCATGCTCGAGGAGTTCGACGATCGCGAGAGCATGCTGCAACACTTCCTCGACGAGAACCAGGAGTTCCTCTCGTGGCTCGGGACGAGCATCGATCACGTCGGCGACGGCACGATGACGATGTCGATCCCCTACGACGAGAAACTGACGAACACGCGGCCCACCGCCGCCGACGACGAACGGGCGGACATGCACGGCGGCGTTGCCGCGACGCTGATCGATACCGTCGGCGGTCTCTGTCTGCGGACGGCCATGGACGATCCCTTCAGCGCGCGGATCGCGACCATCAATCTGAACCTCAACTATCTCCGACCGGCGACGGGGGATCTCGTGGCGACGGCGGACGTCGTCCGAGTCGGCGGCAGCGTCGGCGTCAGCGAGATCGTCGTCGAGAGTACGACGCCCGACGGGGAAACCCACGAGGTCGCGATCGGGCAGGGCGCGTATCGGGTCTTCCGGGGCGACTAA
- a CDS encoding lipoyl protein ligase domain-containing protein — MRVLRGRADSIPADRDATRRLLSSAADGEPAVRVWVPHRQVAFGRRDAELEGYDRAREAADERGFPPIERSVGGRAVAYDGETTLAFARAEPVAEYRQGTTDRYERVTAAVERTLEGLGPSPVRGEPEDAFCPGTHSLSAEDRDGQRRKVVGIAQRVRQDAALVAGVVLVANREGLADVLEEVYGTLGLSLEPASVGSVADADGPADPAPVRRALEDELVGDATVGSIDDAESEP, encoded by the coding sequence ATGCGCGTGCTTCGTGGACGGGCCGATTCGATCCCCGCCGATCGCGACGCGACCCGACGACTGCTCTCGAGCGCCGCCGACGGTGAACCCGCCGTCCGGGTCTGGGTCCCTCACCGACAGGTCGCGTTCGGCCGCCGGGACGCCGAACTCGAGGGGTACGACCGCGCCCGCGAGGCGGCCGACGAACGGGGGTTCCCGCCGATCGAGCGGTCGGTCGGCGGGCGGGCGGTCGCCTACGACGGCGAGACGACGCTTGCCTTTGCCCGTGCGGAGCCGGTCGCGGAGTATCGGCAGGGGACAACCGACCGCTACGAGCGCGTCACGGCCGCCGTCGAGCGCACGCTCGAGGGACTGGGCCCCTCGCCGGTCAGGGGCGAGCCCGAAGACGCGTTCTGTCCGGGGACCCACTCGCTGTCGGCCGAGGACAGAGACGGGCAGCGACGGAAGGTCGTCGGCATCGCCCAGCGGGTCCGGCAGGACGCCGCGCTCGTCGCTGGCGTCGTCCTCGTCGCGAACCGGGAAGGACTCGCAGACGTTCTCGAGGAAGTCTACGGCACGCTCGGGCTCTCGCTCGAGCCGGCGTCGGTCGGCTCAGTCGCGGACGCGGACGGCCCGGCCGATCCAGCGCCCGTGCGCCGGGCGCTCGAGGACGAACTGGTCGGCGACGCGACTGTCGGTTCGATCGACGACGCGGAGTCGGAGCCGTGA
- a CDS encoding DUF7529 family protein → MTAEDSMGTDDVWDDLLEDAAGIAEEYREEGWDAVVLEPTDVSPVESDDRTGLDVAVSQSAYELVEGLIEDGDVTISAADVYYRPLEEGDGDRRVALAVERDEETETAVLVPLVYDVSACRSVFETALLEAELLVHVAADPVAGWVTFSHDDPSLFLEESDVQAWSEE, encoded by the coding sequence ATGACGGCGGAGGACTCGATGGGGACGGACGACGTCTGGGACGACCTCCTCGAGGACGCGGCGGGAATCGCGGAAGAGTACCGCGAGGAGGGATGGGACGCCGTCGTCCTCGAACCGACCGACGTCTCACCGGTCGAAAGCGACGACCGGACCGGGCTCGACGTCGCGGTCTCGCAGTCGGCGTACGAACTCGTCGAAGGCCTGATCGAGGACGGCGACGTGACGATTTCCGCGGCCGACGTCTACTATCGGCCCCTCGAGGAGGGCGACGGCGATCGGCGGGTGGCGCTTGCGGTCGAACGCGACGAGGAAACCGAGACGGCCGTCCTCGTCCCGCTGGTCTACGACGTCTCGGCGTGTCGATCCGTCTTCGAAACCGCGCTGCTCGAGGCAGAGTTGCTGGTTCACGTCGCGGCCGATCCGGTCGCGGGCTGGGTGACGTTCTCCCACGACGATCCCTCGCTCTTCCTCGAGGAGTCGGACGTGCAGGCCTGGAGCGAGGAGTAA
- the nadC gene encoding carboxylating nicotinate-nucleotide diphosphorylase, protein MITDVQVERWLREDVGHHDVTNQVPGETTGRLVAKESGVAAGLEAATAVFDYLDVTVTDRLEDGTEIEPGDELLRVEGAAREVLRGERVAVNLAGHASGIATRTREAVTAARTESDDVAIAATRKTTPGLRGVEKRAVVAGGGDTHRLDLSHMVMVKDNHIEEMGLEGAIAHFDERTSFATKIDVEVERVEDAPRAATAGADIVLLDNMTPDRTRDAVAELADYDGVLAEASGGIAVADVPDYAATGVDVISMGSLTHSAPSLDLSFRTGT, encoded by the coding sequence ATGATCACCGACGTGCAGGTCGAACGCTGGCTCCGCGAGGACGTGGGCCACCATGACGTGACGAATCAGGTGCCCGGCGAAACGACCGGGCGACTCGTCGCGAAAGAGTCGGGCGTCGCTGCCGGCCTCGAGGCCGCGACGGCGGTCTTCGACTACCTCGATGTAACCGTGACCGACCGCCTCGAGGACGGAACCGAGATCGAACCTGGCGACGAACTCCTTCGGGTCGAAGGGGCCGCACGCGAGGTGTTGCGGGGCGAGCGCGTCGCCGTGAACCTCGCGGGCCACGCCTCGGGGATCGCGACGCGGACGCGCGAGGCCGTCACCGCGGCGCGAACCGAATCGGATGACGTCGCGATCGCGGCGACCCGAAAGACGACGCCCGGCCTGCGCGGGGTCGAGAAGCGCGCGGTCGTCGCGGGCGGCGGCGACACCCACCGGCTCGACCTCTCGCATATGGTCATGGTCAAGGACAATCACATCGAAGAGATGGGCCTCGAGGGGGCGATCGCCCACTTCGACGAGCGGACGTCGTTCGCGACGAAGATCGACGTGGAGGTCGAGCGCGTCGAAGACGCCCCGCGTGCGGCCACAGCGGGTGCCGATATCGTCCTGCTGGACAACATGACGCCCGACCGAACGCGGGACGCGGTCGCGGAACTCGCCGACTACGACGGCGTGTTGGCCGAGGCCAGCGGCGGGATCGCCGTCGCGGACGTGCCCGACTACGCCGCCACCGGCGTCGACGTGATATCGATGGGGTCGCTGACCCACTCGGCGCCGTCGCTCGATCTCTCCTTTCGAACCGGAACCTGA
- a CDS encoding MFS transporter produces the protein MARARLFASLCGLVFFVNLARIVFAPLLDVFIGEFAIGEATAGLIVTLAWVGSASPRLPTGWLLTKVPRHYVVIGAGTILAVSSGLAATATTVRHLMIGAFLMGIASGVYFVSANPLLSELYPTRIGRVMGIHGAASQLAAVIAAPFVALALLVDWRLSLWVIAVGAALVTAYAWYAASGTEMPAAGRADRDFVAGARSEWRIIVTALAIVGAASFVWQGVFNFYELYMQSKGLSDRTAGAMLTIVFAAGVPAFFFGGDLADRLPKVPFLLGIVGAFSACLLALTAVDGLLVLVALSAVIGFVIHTLFPATDTYLLDTLPDSARGSAYAVFSSAWMLTQALGSSALGLFIERGYTYDAVFAVAALGLAATIAVLVGLEQTGRLPE, from the coding sequence GTGGCCCGCGCTCGACTCTTCGCCTCCCTCTGTGGACTCGTCTTCTTCGTCAACCTCGCCAGAATCGTCTTCGCACCGCTGCTCGACGTGTTCATCGGCGAGTTCGCGATCGGCGAGGCGACCGCCGGCCTCATCGTGACACTCGCGTGGGTTGGGAGCGCATCGCCCCGATTGCCCACCGGGTGGCTGCTCACGAAGGTCCCGAGACACTACGTCGTGATCGGTGCGGGCACGATCCTCGCGGTCTCGTCCGGCCTCGCCGCGACCGCGACGACGGTCCGTCATCTCATGATCGGCGCGTTCCTCATGGGGATCGCCTCCGGGGTGTACTTCGTCTCGGCGAACCCGCTGTTGAGCGAACTGTACCCGACGCGGATCGGCCGCGTCATGGGGATTCACGGGGCCGCCAGCCAGCTCGCCGCGGTGATCGCTGCTCCCTTCGTCGCGCTCGCCCTGCTCGTCGACTGGCGGCTCTCGTTGTGGGTGATCGCCGTCGGAGCGGCGCTCGTCACCGCCTACGCGTGGTACGCCGCGAGCGGGACCGAGATGCCGGCGGCCGGACGGGCCGACCGCGATTTCGTCGCCGGCGCGCGCTCGGAGTGGCGGATCATCGTGACGGCGCTTGCCATCGTCGGCGCCGCGTCGTTCGTCTGGCAGGGCGTGTTCAACTTCTACGAACTCTACATGCAGTCGAAGGGGCTCTCCGACCGCACCGCGGGGGCGATGCTCACGATCGTCTTCGCCGCCGGGGTGCCCGCGTTCTTCTTCGGCGGCGACCTGGCCGACAGGCTCCCGAAGGTCCCGTTTCTGCTCGGGATCGTCGGTGCGTTCTCGGCGTGCCTGCTCGCGCTTACCGCCGTCGACGGCCTGCTCGTGCTGGTCGCGCTTTCGGCTGTCATCGGGTTCGTCATCCATACGCTGTTTCCGGCCACGGACACGTATCTCCTCGATACGCTCCCGGACTCCGCGCGCGGCAGCGCCTACGCCGTGTTCAGTTCCGCGTGGATGCTCACGCAGGCACTCGGCTCGTCCGCTTTGGGACTGTTCATCGAGCGGGGATACACCTACGACGCGGTCTTCGCCGTCGCCGCGCTCGGTCTCGCCGCCACGATCGCGGTCCTCGTCGGCCTCGAGCAGACGGGCCGACTCCCCGAGTAG